From a single Candidatus Zixiibacteriota bacterium genomic region:
- a CDS encoding sigma-54 dependent transcriptional regulator yields the protein MPKILIVDDEAAQRDMLSGFLEKKGFQVSKASNGQEALDIYSNIFAPVAVIDMKMPEMGGLELLSKLRDINPFIQVIVLTAFGTVETAVEAMQSGAYGYLTKPVNLEELLINLKRAAEKNRLIVDIDLLKRTQMELADIPELIGESGALMQVRSLVSRVGPTDSTVMITGPSGSGKGLIAEILHRLSPRKENRFVPLNCASLPETLLESELFGHEKGAFTGADKKRPGRFELADGGTIFLDEIGDMTPAMQAKLLRVLEDGSFEPLGSDKSKKVDVRVISATNRDLKRLIEEGKFRQDLFFRINTVNIEMPPLRERGGDILTLAEYFIKKSAIKMNKKIEGISESAASLLVAYDWPGNVRELQNVIERAVVLSIENIIDIDVLPGLNVSETKKSPLRKISLSDLEREHIRALLISEKWNMQKTADILGIHRNTLRQKLKDYKINKE from the coding sequence GGAAAAAAAAGGATTTCAGGTTTCGAAGGCATCAAACGGTCAGGAGGCTCTGGATATATATTCCAATATATTCGCTCCCGTCGCTGTAATCGATATGAAAATGCCGGAAATGGGCGGTCTTGAATTGCTGAGTAAATTAAGAGATATAAATCCCTTTATTCAAGTGATAGTTTTAACCGCGTTCGGTACGGTGGAAACAGCCGTTGAAGCGATGCAAAGTGGAGCATACGGATATCTGACCAAACCTGTCAATCTTGAAGAATTACTTATAAACTTAAAAAGGGCCGCAGAAAAAAACCGACTGATAGTTGACATTGACTTACTAAAACGAACCCAGATGGAATTGGCAGATATACCTGAATTGATTGGAGAGTCAGGGGCTCTAATGCAGGTGCGTTCTCTTGTCTCGCGGGTTGGGCCGACCGATTCGACCGTTATGATTACCGGCCCCTCAGGTTCCGGAAAGGGACTTATCGCCGAAATACTGCATCGACTGTCGCCTCGAAAAGAAAATCGATTTGTACCGCTAAATTGCGCTTCACTTCCGGAAACTCTGTTGGAATCCGAATTGTTCGGCCATGAAAAGGGCGCTTTTACCGGGGCCGATAAAAAGCGACCGGGAAGGTTTGAGTTGGCCGATGGAGGAACGATTTTCCTGGATGAAATTGGAGATATGACGCCAGCGATGCAGGCCAAGCTTCTGCGCGTGCTGGAAGACGGCAGCTTTGAACCTTTGGGTTCCGATAAATCCAAAAAAGTTGATGTCAGGGTCATTTCAGCCACTAATCGGGATTTGAAAAGACTTATAGAGGAAGGGAAATTCAGGCAGGATCTATTCTTCCGAATAAATACCGTTAATATTGAAATGCCTCCACTTCGTGAGAGAGGGGGCGACATTTTGACACTGGCCGAATATTTTATAAAAAAATCCGCAATTAAAATGAATAAAAAGATTGAAGGTATTTCCGAATCGGCGGCATCGCTTCTTGTTGCGTACGATTGGCCGGGGAATGTCAGGGAGCTTCAGAATGTTATTGAGAGAGCCGTTGTTTTATCGATTGAGAATATAATCGATATAGATGTTTTACCCGGTCTGAATGTTTCTGAAACTAAAAAATCGCCTTTGCGAAAAATCAGCCTGTCTGATTTGGAGCGAGAACATATCCGGGCGCTTTTGATTTCCGAAAAATGGAATATGCAGAAAACGGCCGATATTCTCGGAATTCATCGCAATACTCTAAGGCAAAAGTTAAAGGATTATAAAATAAATAAAGAGTAA
- a CDS encoding STAS domain-containing protein yields the protein MEDIRLSLSQAGPSGELSIIRADGVVDTLTASELEVAIDTLLRQDKYKILIDLGGVDYISSAGWGIFVSKIQEIRQKSGDIKLVNMIPNVYEIYELLEFEHIIQAFDSIERGKDAFNISHAESPNTEKVWKTADKIVDETGNRIQSAFSPGTKSRTQRDSGIVFPNAEPEEIIVNLVAEDPFSSISELVQDASELAPKVDWGWWRIFGILRRKKLLSRRSRFRLSRRKIRGR from the coding sequence ATGGAAGATATAAGATTGTCATTATCTCAAGCCGGCCCTTCAGGCGAATTATCAATTATTCGCGCCGACGGCGTGGTTGATACCCTGACCGCTTCCGAGCTTGAAGTCGCGATTGATACTTTGCTCCGGCAGGACAAGTATAAAATCCTGATTGATTTGGGCGGAGTGGACTATATCTCATCGGCAGGATGGGGGATTTTTGTCTCCAAAATTCAGGAAATCAGGCAAAAATCCGGAGATATTAAACTCGTTAATATGATACCCAATGTTTACGAGATTTATGAACTCCTGGAATTTGAACATATTATTCAGGCTTTTGATTCCATCGAAAGGGGCAAAGACGCCTTTAATATTTCACATGCGGAATCTCCGAATACTGAAAAAGTATGGAAGACGGCTGATAAGATCGTTGATGAAACCGGTAATAGGATACAATCCGCATTTTCTCCCGGCACTAAATCGCGGACACAAAGAGATTCCGGAATTGTTTTCCCAAACGCCGAGCCGGAAGAAATAATCGTTAATCTGGTGGCGGAAGATCCTTTTAGTTCGATATCAGAATTGGTTCAGGACGCATCTGAACTGGCGCCAAAAGTCGATTGGGGCTGGTGGAGGATATTTGGTATTTTGCGCCGAAAAAAATTGCTCAGCCGTCGTTCGCGATTTCGCCTTTCGCGCCGCAAAATTCGCGGACGTTAG